A part of Nitrososphaerota archaeon genomic DNA contains:
- a CDS encoding ABC transporter permease, producing MVSLKIYVATRALLTIPTIIILLTIVFIVMRILPGDPVTAIVGMKAPPEQIQELKRELGLIDDLGNPIPLYIQYFNYFSGIIKGDFGKSLIWGKRPVIVEILEHFPATIELSIMGFIVSLLIGLISGVYSAHKYSSWIDSTIRVYGIISYALFIPWIGMLFQMLFGVQLKILPVAGRIDPGMEPQQITGLFLLDSIITSNMPSFISSLKHLILPSITLGIVLSGIFTRLTRGAMLEVLSQDFITAAKARGLPNRKILLHALKNAFIPILTMMGLQFALLLTGAILTETTFSWPGIGTFLMERINYRDYTTVQGTVVFFAIIISLVSLIVDLIYAYIDPRIRY from the coding sequence ATGGTGTCTTTAAAAATATATGTTGCAACAAGAGCTTTATTAACCATACCGACAATTATAATATTGCTAACAATAGTTTTTATTGTTATGAGAATTCTTCCAGGAGATCCAGTAACTGCTATAGTTGGTATGAAAGCACCTCCAGAACAGATTCAAGAATTGAAAAGAGAATTAGGTTTAATAGATGACTTAGGCAATCCAATACCACTTTATATTCAATATTTTAATTATTTTTCTGGAATAATTAAAGGAGATTTTGGGAAATCATTGATATGGGGTAAAAGACCTGTAATTGTAGAAATTCTAGAGCATTTTCCAGCAACGATTGAACTTAGCATTATGGGTTTCATTGTTAGTTTATTAATAGGTTTAATATCTGGAGTTTATTCAGCTCATAAATATTCATCTTGGATTGATTCGACAATTAGAGTTTATGGAATTATCTCTTATGCATTATTTATACCATGGATTGGAATGCTTTTTCAAATGCTTTTTGGAGTACAATTAAAAATTTTGCCTGTTGCTGGTAGAATTGATCCAGGAATGGAGCCACAACAAATTACAGGTTTATTCTTATTAGATAGTATAATCACTTCTAATATGCCAAGCTTCATTAGTTCATTAAAACATTTGATCCTCCCATCGATTACACTTGGAATTGTTTTATCAGGAATATTTACTAGATTAACTAGAGGAGCTATGCTGGAAGTTCTTTCACAAGATTTTATAACAGCTGCAAAAGCAAGAGGTTTACCCAATAGAAAAATTTTATTGCATGCATTAAAAAATGCTTTTATACCAATTTTAACAATGATGGGTTTGCAATTTGCTTTACTTTTAACAGGTGCTATATTAACTGAAACAACTTTTTCATGGCCTGGAATAGGGACTTTTTTAATGGAAAGAATAAATTATAGAGATTATACTACTGTTCAAGGAACAGTAGTTTTCTTTGCAATAATAATATCACTTGTAAGTCTTATAGTTGATTTAATATATGCATACATTGATCCAAGGATAAGGTACTAG
- a CDS encoding ABC transporter permease has translation MEIINFLNKLLRKIVPRGSGAKLVIIGFSIVALIIFIAIFAPFLTSYNPTKSVGLSLQPPSIKHLMGTNRLGYDMFSRIVYGARTILIVVILSTIISLSIGLPLGLLSGYFSGIIDRILSIIMDSIYAFPGLILAIAVAAVIGPGVINTALAIAIVYIPTYYRMARGQTLSIREQLYIEAVKAIGAKDRTIMIKHILPNLLPTMTIVFSLSVADAILTEASLSFLGLGVTAPTPDWGYDLRAGKEFLPAGYWWLITFPGFFIILLTIGFSFIGEGLNEILNPRMKVRP, from the coding sequence ATGGAAATAATAAATTTCCTTAATAAGCTTTTAAGAAAAATTGTTCCACGCGGATCAGGAGCAAAATTAGTAATCATAGGTTTTTCCATTGTAGCTTTAATAATTTTTATTGCTATTTTTGCTCCTTTCTTAACAAGTTATAATCCTACTAAATCTGTTGGATTATCTCTTCAACCACCTTCAATAAAACATTTAATGGGAACAAATAGATTAGGATATGACATGTTTAGTAGAATAGTTTATGGTGCAAGAACAATTTTAATAGTAGTAATTTTATCAACTATTATTTCTTTATCTATTGGTTTACCTCTTGGATTGTTATCTGGATATTTTAGTGGGATAATAGATCGTATACTATCAATAATAATGGATAGCATTTATGCTTTTCCAGGATTAATTTTAGCTATTGCTGTTGCAGCTGTTATAGGACCTGGAGTGATTAATACAGCTTTAGCTATAGCTATAGTTTATATACCAACATATTATAGAATGGCAAGAGGTCAAACTCTTTCAATTAGAGAACAATTATACATTGAAGCTGTAAAAGCTATTGGAGCAAAAGATAGAACTATTATGATAAAGCATATTCTTCCAAATCTTTTACCAACAATGACAATTGTATTTTCTTTAAGTGTTGCAGACGCAATTCTTACAGAAGCAAGTTTAAGCTTTTTAGGATTAGGAGTTACTGCTCCAACACCTGATTGGGGATATGATCTTAGAGCTGGAAAAGAATTTCTTCCAGCAGGATATTGGTGGCTAATAACTTTCCCAGGTTTCTTTATAATATTATTAACTATTGGATTTAGTTTTATAGGAGAAGGATTAAATGAAATATTAAATCCAAGAATGAAAGTGAGACCTTAA
- a CDS encoding ABC transporter ATP-binding protein yields MEKLLIIENLKTYYQTLSGIIKAVDNVTLSLHKGEFLGIVGESGSGKSTLGLSILKLIPPPGKIIDGKIILNGINIIELNEKEMQKIRGKKIGMVFQDPTTSLNPLQKVGEQLIETLIIHEKISKKEAKEKAESLFEKVGIPKERFNDYPHQLSGGMRQRVMIAIAISLNPDLIIADEPTTALDVIVQAHILDLLKNLMETYNLSIILITHDLSIVLERCHKVAVMYAGNIVEYTNTYEIYEKPFHPYTIGLLQSIPNIKLDEQRINFIPGNPPDLINLPKGCRFFPRCVKRMEKCKEYNPELIEVDKEHFVRCFLYE; encoded by the coding sequence ATGGAAAAACTTTTAATCATTGAAAATTTAAAAACATATTATCAAACATTAAGTGGAATTATTAAAGCAGTTGATAATGTTACTCTATCACTTCATAAAGGCGAATTTTTAGGGATTGTAGGTGAATCTGGCTCAGGAAAATCGACACTTGGATTATCTATACTTAAGCTTATTCCACCACCTGGAAAAATAATAGATGGAAAAATAATCTTGAATGGAATAAATATAATCGAATTAAACGAGAAAGAAATGCAAAAAATTAGAGGGAAAAAAATAGGAATGGTTTTTCAAGATCCTACAACTTCCCTTAATCCACTTCAGAAAGTTGGAGAACAATTGATTGAAACATTGATCATTCATGAAAAAATTTCTAAAAAAGAAGCTAAAGAAAAAGCTGAATCTTTATTTGAAAAAGTTGGAATCCCTAAAGAAAGATTTAATGATTATCCACATCAATTAAGTGGAGGAATGAGACAAAGGGTAATGATTGCAATTGCGATATCATTAAATCCAGACCTTATAATTGCAGATGAGCCTACAACTGCTTTAGATGTTATAGTTCAAGCACACATATTAGATCTTTTAAAAAATTTAATGGAAACTTATAATTTATCAATAATATTAATAACACATGATCTTAGTATAGTTTTAGAAAGATGCCATAAGGTAGCTGTAATGTATGCTGGAAATATAGTTGAATATACAAACACTTATGAAATTTATGAAAAACCTTTTCATCCATACACAATTGGATTATTACAATCCATTCCAAATATAAAATTGGATGAGCAAAGAATTAATTTCATTCCAGGAAATCCACCAGATTTAATAAATCTACCTAAAGGATGTAGATTCTTTCCAAGATGTGTAAAAAGAATGGAAAAATGTAAAGAATATAATCCAGAATTAATAGAAGTAGATAAAGAGCATTTTGTTAGATGCTTTTTATATGAGTGA
- a CDS encoding ATP-binding cassette domain-containing protein, protein MDDLLQVINLKKYFPVEKSFLEKIFTRVRQYVKAIDGISFTIKRGEIFSLVGESGCGKTTTGRTILRLIEPTEGKIFFENIEITNLKINELRKLRKKVQIIFQDPYASLNPRMKIGEAIIHPLEIHGIGNKSERKEMALEMLEKVGLSPPKDFCDLYPHQISGGQRQRVAIARAMIVHPDFIVADEPVSMIDVSLRASILELMMNLKKEFNLTYLFITHDLAVAKYISDRIAVMYLGKIVEMGSKKDVFSKPKHPYTLALLSSVPIPNPMYKGERIILKGEVPSPINPPKGCRFHPRCPYAKEKCSKEEPILIETNREHYVACHFPL, encoded by the coding sequence ATGGACGATTTACTTCAAGTAATAAATCTTAAAAAATATTTTCCAGTTGAAAAAAGCTTCTTAGAAAAAATTTTTACAAGAGTAAGACAATACGTGAAAGCAATAGATGGAATATCTTTTACAATAAAAAGAGGAGAAATATTTTCTTTAGTAGGAGAGAGTGGATGTGGAAAAACAACTACTGGAAGAACTATTCTTAGACTTATAGAGCCTACTGAAGGAAAAATATTTTTTGAAAACATTGAAATAACAAATCTTAAGATTAATGAACTTAGGAAATTAAGAAAGAAAGTGCAAATAATTTTTCAAGATCCCTATGCTTCTTTAAATCCTAGAATGAAAATAGGAGAAGCAATAATTCATCCATTAGAAATACATGGAATAGGTAATAAAAGTGAAAGAAAAGAAATGGCTTTAGAAATGCTTGAAAAAGTTGGTTTAAGTCCACCTAAAGATTTTTGTGATTTATATCCACATCAAATTAGTGGAGGACAAAGGCAAAGAGTAGCAATTGCGAGAGCAATGATTGTTCACCCAGATTTTATTGTAGCCGATGAGCCTGTTTCAATGATAGATGTTTCCCTTAGAGCTTCAATTTTAGAACTTATGATGAATTTGAAAAAAGAATTCAATTTAACATATTTATTTATAACACATGATTTAGCTGTAGCAAAGTATATTTCTGATAGGATTGCAGTAATGTATCTTGGAAAAATTGTTGAAATGGGTAGTAAAAAAGATGTTTTTTCTAAACCAAAGCATCCTTATACTCTTGCTTTACTTTCTTCAGTACCTATTCCAAATCCAATGTATAAAGGTGAAAGAATAATTTTAAAAGGAGAAGTGCCTAGCCCAATAAATCCTCCAAAAGGTTGTAGATTTCATCCAAGATGCCCATATGCTAAGGAAAAATGTTCTAAAGAAGAGCCAATATTAATAGAAACAAATAGAGAACATTATGTAGCTTGTCATTTTCCTTTATAA
- a CDS encoding indolepyruvate oxidoreductase subunit beta yields the protein MKYDVLLMGVGGTGVLTTQVIIARAANIEGYYVRGVQLHGLAQRGGIIPAFVRFGSENEVSSPGIMQANADLIIAFEQLEALRAIYYARKDKTIFIINNHPLIPVYSYVLNIHYPTMDEIIKRIEPFAKKIYVFNVSQLSRENFGNVVFGNVMLIGIATGLGVLKLKEESLHEAIKITSPREVENNIKAFELGLKLGKEKLHKDK from the coding sequence ATGAAATATGATGTATTATTAATGGGAGTTGGGGGTACAGGGGTATTAACGACACAAGTGATTATAGCTAGAGCTGCTAATATTGAAGGATATTATGTTAGAGGAGTTCAATTGCATGGTCTTGCTCAAAGAGGGGGAATAATACCTGCATTCGTTAGGTTTGGTTCAGAAAATGAAGTTTCATCTCCAGGAATAATGCAAGCTAATGCTGATCTTATTATTGCTTTTGAACAATTAGAAGCGCTTAGAGCTATTTATTATGCTAGAAAAGATAAAACAATTTTTATAATAAATAATCATCCTTTAATACCTGTTTATTCATATGTTTTAAATATTCATTATCCAACCATGGATGAAATCATTAAAAGAATAGAGCCTTTTGCTAAGAAAATCTATGTTTTTAATGTTTCTCAATTAAGTAGAGAAAATTTTGGAAATGTTGTTTTTGGAAATGTTATGCTAATTGGAATTGCTACTGGATTAGGAGTACTTAAATTGAAAGAAGAGAGTTTGCATGAAGCAATAAAAATTACTTCACCAAGAGAAGTAGAAAACAATATTAAAGCATTTGAACTAGGTTTAAAATTAGGGAAAGAAAAATTGCATAAAGATAAATGA